In Rhodococcus pseudokoreensis, the DNA window AGCGTCGACGGGCGCTGCCCGCGCTGCAGAAGGACCCGACGAAACGCGGCAACCTGATCCGCTTCGCCGGTGCGGAGGTCATGGTCTTCGCCGCGACGATCGGCCTCGCCGTCGGACTCGGCCGCACGCCCCCGCCGCCCCCGACCGCGGCGCCCACCCTCACCGAAGTGGAACTCGGCTACAACCTGGCAGGGCCGCCCACGTTCGCCCGGTTGATGCTGGACTGGCGATTCGACCTCCTCTACGGCACCGCCGCGATCGTGCTGGCCGTCGTGTACGCGATCGGACTACGCAAACTGCGGCGGCGCGGCGACAGCTGGCCCGTCGGCCGGACCGTCGCCTGGATGTGCGGGTGCGTGGTGCTGCTCATCGCGACGTCGTCGGGCGTCGGCCGGTACTCGCCCGCCGTGTTCAGCGTGCACATGGGCGCTCACATGGCGCTGTCCATGCTGGCGCCGGTTCTCCTGGTGCTCGGAGCCCCGATCACGCTCGCGCTCCGGGCCCTCGACCCCGCGGGAAAGAACGGTGTGCCGGGACTGCGCGAATGGATCCTGACCGCGCTGCACAGCCCGTTCTCCCGGTTCATCACCCACCCCGTCGTCGCGGCGGTGCTGTTCGTGGGCGGTTTCTACGCCCTGTACCTCGGCGGGATCTTCGCGGCCGCCGTCGACTCCCACTCCGCGCACGTCCTGATGAACCTGCACTTCCTGCTGAGCGGCTACCTCTTCTACTGGGTCGCGATCGGCATCGACCCGTCGCCACGCAAGCTGCAACCGGTGACGAAGCTCGCGATGGTGTTCGGCTCCCTGCCGTTCCACGCCTTCTTCGGCGTCGCGCTGATGAGCATGGGCGCCGTGATGGGCGAGTGGTACTACCGATCGCTCGGACTCGGCTGGAACGCCGACCTGGTGGGGGACCAGCAACTGGGCGGCAGCATCGCATGGGCCACCGGAGAGATCCCACTGGTGCTGGTGATGATGGCGCTGCTCATCCAGTGGTCCCGCAGCGACGGCCGCACGGCGAAGCGGGTCGACCGGGCCGCGGACCGGAACGACGACGCGGATCTGGCAGCGCACAACAGAATGTTCGCGGAGCTGGCGCGACGGGACCGCGAAGCCGGACGCTGACCGCTAGCACGCCGCCCCGACACGTTCGGGGCTCCCGAGGCCGATTTCGCGGTTCCATCCACAACCGCTCGATTTCTCCACAGATGTCCGATGCGGGCCGAAAACGACGCCGCCGGACGGCACGCTGTGAGTGAAGGCACTTTGCCGCACTCACAGGGGGTAGACGTCATGTACGAAACACACGGCACCGTCGTCGGAACGGTCATCACCAGCCCGGTCACCCGGTCGAACGCCGCCGGTGACGAGTTCCTCAGTTTCCGGATGGCGAGCACGGTCCGGCGCCGCGACCACGCGACGGGGGAGTGGCGTGACGGGAGCACGCTCTACCTCACGGTGACCTGCAGGCGGCGGTTGATGGCCGGGGTCGTCGCCTCGCTCACGAAGGGCGATCCCGTCCTCGTGACGGGCGAGTTGCGGACGACCGAATACACCACCCGGGACGGCATCGCCCGCTCCGACCTGGAGTTGAGCGCCACCGCGATCGGACCGGATCTGGCCCGGTGCACGGTCGTGCTCGAGCGCGCGCCGAGAACGACCGACGGTGATGCGGGGAACCCGGCGACCGAAGAGGTGGCCACCCGGTCCCTCGTCGCGTAGCGCACCTGCGGGTATCGGCGCCGACCTCTGCGTTCCCGGCGCCGGTGCCCGCAGCATCTTCCCGGGAAGCCCCCGATCACGTTCCCGACCCTCCGCGATGTGGGTTCGTCGCGCCTCACCATTAGGCTGGCCCCATGGCTGAGTTCATTTACACGATGAAGAAGGTGCGCAAGGCGCACGGTGACAAGGTCATCCTCGATGACGTCACGATGAGCTTCTACCCCGGCGCCAAGATCGGTGTGGTCGGCCCGAACGGCGCGGGTAAGTCCAGCATCCTCAAGATCATGGCGGGGCTGGATCAGCCGGGCAACGGTGAAGCGTTCATCGCTCCCGGTGCCACCGTCGGGATCCTCATGCAGGAACCGCACCTGGACGAGACGAAGACCGTTCGCGAGAACGTCGAAGAGGGCATGGGTGAAACCATGGTCCAGCTCAAGCGGTACAACGAGATCGCCGAGCTGATGGCCACCGACTACTCCGACGAGCTGATGGAGGAGATGGGCGAGCTCCAGGAGAAGCTCGACCATGCCGACGCGTGGGAGATCGATTCCCAGCTCGAGCAGGCGATGGACGCCCTGCGTTGTCCGCCGCCTGAGGACATGGTCACGCACCTCTCCGGTGGTGAGAAGCGCCGCGTCGCCCTCTGCAAGCTGCTGCTCAGCAAGCCCGACCTGCTGCTGCTCGACGAGCCGACCAACCACCTCGACGCGGAGAGCGTCCTGTGGCTGGAGCAGCACCTCGCGGCCTACCCGGGTGCGATCCTGGCCGTCACCCACGACCGGTACTTCCTCGACCACGTCGCCCAGTGGATCTGTGAGGTCGACCGCGGCCGCCTGTACCCGTACGAAGGTAACTACTCCACCTACCTGGAGCAGAAGGCCGCCCGCCTCGAGGTCCAGGGCAAGAAGGACCAGAAGCTGCAGAAGCGCCTCAAGGAGGAGCTGGCCTGGGTCCGTTCGGGAGCGAAGGCCCGTCAGGCCAAGAACAAGGCCCGCCTCGACCGCTACGAAGAAATGGCCAACGAGGCCGAGAAGACCCGCAAGCTCGACTTCGACGAGATCCAGATCCCCGCGCCGCCGCGCCTCGGCGACGTCGTGGTGGAGGTGTCGAACCTCGACAAGGGCTTCGACGGCCGGGTCCTGATCAAGGACCTGTCGTTCACCCTGCCGCGTAACGGCATCGTCGGCGTGATCGGCCCCAACGGTGTGGGTAAGACGACGCTGTTCAAGACCGTCGTCGGGCTCGAGGAGCCGGACGCGGGCGAGGTGAAGATCGGTCAGACCGTCAAGCTCAGCTACGTCGACCAGAACCGCACCGGCATCGACCCCGACAAGACGGTGTGGGAGGTCGTGTCCGACGGCCTCGATCACATCGTGGTCGGCCAGACGGAAATGCCGTCGCGCGCCTACATCAGCTCGTTCGGGTTCAAGGGCCACGATCAGCAGAAGCCGGCGGGCGTGCTGTCCGGTGGTGAGCGCAACCGCCTGAACCTCGCGATGACGCTCAAGCAGGGCGGAAACCTGATCCTGCTCGACGAACCGACCAACGACCTCGACGTCGAAACCCTCGGTTCGCTGGAGAACGCGCTCGAACAGTTCCCCGGCTGCGCCGTCGTGATCTCCCACGACCGCTGGTTCCTCGACCGGACCTGCACGCACATCCTCGCGTGGGAGGGCGGCTTCGGCGACAACGAGGCTGCCTGGTACTGGTACGAGGGCAACTTCGAGGGCTACGAGGCCAACAAGGTCGAGCGGCTCGGACCGGATGCGGCACGTCCGCACCGCGTCACCCACCGCAAGCTGACGAGGGACTGACCTGGTGGGGCAGCAGGCCTTCACGTACGAGATCCAGGTCCGGTGGGGTGACTCCGACCGCCTGGGTCACGTCAACAACACCCGCTTCATGGAGTACATGCAGGAAGCGCGGATCGCATTCCTGACCACCGAGTTGCGCGCCGCCGGCGCCCAGCCCGGTGCGATGGTGGTGCGCAAGATGGACGTGGAGTTCCTGCGTCCCGTCACCGACGCCTCCGGTCCGCTGACGATCGACGTGTCGGTGCTCCATGTCGGCAATTCGTCGTACACGATCCGGCACGTCGTCACGAACCGCGACGGCGTCCACTGCGCGACGGGCGACGCGCTGCTGGTGGCGTTCGACGTGAAGACCGAACGGTCGCGTCCGCTGTCCGAGGCGGAACGCGACGGGCTCGAGAAGTACCTCGCGCCAGTGACCACCGGCTGACAAATCCGGCACGCGGGGTGCCCGAAGTTCACCCTCTGTTCCCATCGCCGCGGGCTAGTCTCGAGAGAGTTGCCCGCGGCGATCGGAACGAAGAGGAAGTGAGCCCCGATGACGGAATCGGCAGCACTGAAAGATGCGGAGTGGGCGCGGAATCTGCCCGAAGGTCTCCGGTCTCAGGTGCCGACTCTCGCAGCCGTGTACTTCCGGCACGTCGATCGCGGTGACAGCGAGAGCGCCGTCAACGGCGCCTCCGACGCCGTGCTCGGCGCGCATCTGACGCTTGCCCTGCATCGGCCCCCGGAGCGCGCGATCACCCGGGTCTACCGGCCGGGCGACGGGCGCGAACTCGGTGCGTCCCTGCAGATCGTCACGGACGACATGCCGCTGCTCGTCGAATCGATCACCGCGCTGCTGAACCGGCTCGGCATCGGGATCAGCGAATTCGTGCACCCGATCGTGTCGGTGCGGCGTGATCCGATCGGCGCACTGCGCGGAATCCTCATGGGAGACAAGGCCAAGGATGCCGACGAGGACGGTGTGTCCGAGTCGTGGATCCACGTCCAACTCGATCCGCGTGCCGACTCCGCGGTCCTCGACACGCTCGAGAAGGAGGTCGGCACCGTCCTCGCCGACGTGCGCCAGGTGGTCCGGGACACCGACATCATGCGCAAGCTCGAGCGGACGCTGGCCGACGAACTCGAGGCGTCCGCACCCTGTCCCGGCGTGTCGAAGAACGACCTGGAGGACTGCGCCGACCTGCTGCGGTGGATGTCGCAGGGCAATTACGCGGCGCTCGGGTACCGGCGTTTCGAACTGGGGGAGCCGGACGATTCCGGCGCCCGGAGCCTGCAGGTGGTGCCGGGCAGTGGTCTCGGACTGCTGCGCTCCGACACGGTCACCGAGGGCCCGCTGAGTCTGCCGCCTGCCGCCGAGATCCCCGACCGCCCCCTGCTCGTGCTCACGCAGGGCTCCTTCCCCGCGACCGTGCACCGCTCGGTCTACCCGTTCTTCGTCGGCGTGAGCATCCTCGACGCGAACGGCAACATCACCGGTGAGCACCGCTTCCTCGGCGTCTTCACCGTCACGGCGCTGCACGAGAACGTCCTCGACATTCCGGTGATCGCCCGCCGGGTGCGCAAGGTGATCGACCGGGCCGGGTTCCAGTTGAACTCGTATTCGGGGCAGGCGATGCTGGAGGTCATCCAGTCGTTCCCGCGCACCGAACTGTTCTCCAGCGACGCGGACACCCTGTTCGACACGGTGACGGCCGTGCACAGCATCGGCCTCAGGCGTCAGGTGCGCCTGTTCGTGCGCGAGGACTTCCTCGGACGGTTCGTCTCCTGCCTGATCTACCTGCCCCGGGACCGGTACACCACCCGGGTCCGGCTCGCCATGCAGGACATCCTGCTGCGGGAATTCGGCGGCGGCACTTTGGAATACACTGCACGCGTCACGGAGTCCGACCTGGCGTTACTGCACGTGACGATCCGCAAGAATATCGAACACAGGGGGTCGCTGCTCGACCTGTCGGACGCCGACCGCGAACGGGTCCAGGCGATGCTGGCCGAGGCGAGCCGCAGCTGGGACGACCACCTCGGGGACCTGTTGCCGGTCACCGCCGGTGTGGATCCCATTCTGGCGCAGCGTTATGCCGACGTGCTGCCCGAGGGGTACAAGGAGGATTTCGACGCCACCCGCGCGCTGTCGGATCTCGCGAGGCTGGAGGCGCTCGCAGGCGGCTCCATCGACCTGTTGCTGTACCGCGACCGTGGGGCGGAGGTCGGGCACTGGCGGTTCACCCTGTATGTGGGCGGCGACGGTATTTCTCTGAGCCAGGTGCTTCCGGTGCTGCAGAGTTTGGGCGTGGAAGTCCTCGACGAACGCCCCTACCAGATTCCGCGGCCCGACGGGTTGACGTGCTGGATCTACGATTTCGGGTTGTCGGTGCCCGCGGAGTTGCTCCGCTCCTCGGTGGAGGACGACCTCGATGCCGAACTCGCCGCCGAGGAGGCGTCCGCGGCCGAACCGAAGCTTCAGGAACGGTTCACGGATGCGTTCACGGCGGTCTGGTTCGGGCGGGCGGAGGCGGACCGCTTCAACGAGCTGATCCTGCGGGCGGGAGTGTCGTGGCGGCAGGCCGTGATCCTGCGTGCGTACGCAAAGTATCTGCGCCAGGCGGGATTTCCCTACAGCCAGTTTCACATCGAGGGGGTTGCGCTTGCAAATCCCCGATCGGCGTACACACTCGTCGAGTTGTTCGAGGCGATGTTCGACCCGGAGACACCGTCACCCGACCTGGTGGCC includes these proteins:
- the ettA gene encoding energy-dependent translational throttle protein EttA; this encodes MAEFIYTMKKVRKAHGDKVILDDVTMSFYPGAKIGVVGPNGAGKSSILKIMAGLDQPGNGEAFIAPGATVGILMQEPHLDETKTVRENVEEGMGETMVQLKRYNEIAELMATDYSDELMEEMGELQEKLDHADAWEIDSQLEQAMDALRCPPPEDMVTHLSGGEKRRVALCKLLLSKPDLLLLDEPTNHLDAESVLWLEQHLAAYPGAILAVTHDRYFLDHVAQWICEVDRGRLYPYEGNYSTYLEQKAARLEVQGKKDQKLQKRLKEELAWVRSGAKARQAKNKARLDRYEEMANEAEKTRKLDFDEIQIPAPPRLGDVVVEVSNLDKGFDGRVLIKDLSFTLPRNGIVGVIGPNGVGKTTLFKTVVGLEEPDAGEVKIGQTVKLSYVDQNRTGIDPDKTVWEVVSDGLDHIVVGQTEMPSRAYISSFGFKGHDQQKPAGVLSGGERNRLNLAMTLKQGGNLILLDEPTNDLDVETLGSLENALEQFPGCAVVISHDRWFLDRTCTHILAWEGGFGDNEAAWYWYEGNFEGYEANKVERLGPDAARPHRVTHRKLTRD
- a CDS encoding cytochrome c oxidase assembly protein; amino-acid sequence: MATPQLAASDPASKPPNRADSTALFVVGGLIAGLVAAIVVGLSAAQALVLLGIPDPGPITTYGLPAMRAVSEIAAVITIGSLLLAAFFVPPQKSGVLDVDGYRAVRTASYAAIVWAATALVLVPLTLSDTSGQPFGEAVKPANIFNSIDQVELAGAWRWTAIIAIVLAIASRLVLRWWWTPILLLVGILGLMPLALTGHSSSGGSHDMATNSLILHLVAASLWAGGLFALLAHARRRGAYTDVAARRFSAVATVCFVVMAVSGVVNALVRVQIGDLVDTTYGRLVVAKIVALVVLGMFGWAQRRRALPALQKDPTKRGNLIRFAGAEVMVFAATIGLAVGLGRTPPPPPTAAPTLTEVELGYNLAGPPTFARLMLDWRFDLLYGTAAIVLAVVYAIGLRKLRRRGDSWPVGRTVAWMCGCVVLLIATSSGVGRYSPAVFSVHMGAHMALSMLAPVLLVLGAPITLALRALDPAGKNGVPGLREWILTALHSPFSRFITHPVVAAVLFVGGFYALYLGGIFAAAVDSHSAHVLMNLHFLLSGYLFYWVAIGIDPSPRKLQPVTKLAMVFGSLPFHAFFGVALMSMGAVMGEWYYRSLGLGWNADLVGDQQLGGSIAWATGEIPLVLVMMALLIQWSRSDGRTAKRVDRAADRNDDADLAAHNRMFAELARRDREAGR
- a CDS encoding single-stranded DNA-binding protein, with the protein product MYETHGTVVGTVITSPVTRSNAAGDEFLSFRMASTVRRRDHATGEWRDGSTLYLTVTCRRRLMAGVVASLTKGDPVLVTGELRTTEYTTRDGIARSDLELSATAIGPDLARCTVVLERAPRTTDGDAGNPATEEVATRSLVA
- a CDS encoding acyl-CoA thioesterase, which encodes MGQQAFTYEIQVRWGDSDRLGHVNNTRFMEYMQEARIAFLTTELRAAGAQPGAMVVRKMDVEFLRPVTDASGPLTIDVSVLHVGNSSYTIRHVVTNRDGVHCATGDALLVAFDVKTERSRPLSEAERDGLEKYLAPVTTG